One segment of Brassica napus cultivar Da-Ae chromosome C3, Da-Ae, whole genome shotgun sequence DNA contains the following:
- the LOC106360912 gene encoding non-specific lipid-transfer protein 2-like: MVMVKATWVSILALAAFLLVVLVPAAEAVTCSPMQLSPCAAAITSSSPPSALCCAKLKEQTPCICGYMRNPSLRRYISSPNARKVSNTCKFPMPRC; this comes from the coding sequence atggtgATGGTCAAGGCCACATGGGTGTCCATTTTGGCCCTCGCTGCGTTTCTCCTAGTGGTTCTAGTCCCGGCGGCAGAAGCGGTGACGTGCTCGCCAATGCAGCTAAGCCCATGTGCGGCGGCGATAACGTCGTCATCTCCACCGTCAGCGTTGTGCTGCGCGAAGCTGAAGGAGCAGACGCCATGCATATGTGGGTACATGAGAAACCCTAGCCTCCGTCGCTACATCAGCTCTCCCAACGCTCGTAAAGTCTCTAACACCTGCAAGTTCCCCATGCCAAGGTGTTGA
- the LOC106358863 gene encoding uncharacterized protein LOC106358863 has translation MELPPPPPPERSKRLHNFTFPYLRWGHQRSLRCVNLPSSSSSDHGERRKLSIDPICDGKPPKVSTLGNGGGDDAAAVAEAARPWNLRTRRAACNEPTRITHDDGDSEKKEKVKFSVSLLREEIEEDFTSLFGKKPPRRPKKRPRLVQNQIITLFPGLWLAEQVTEGSYVVPEPVET, from the exons ATGGAGCTCCCTCCTCCGCCGCCACCGGAGAGATCAAAGCGCCTCCATAACTTCACCTTTCCTTATCTCCGATGGGGTCACCAGAGATCCCTCAGGTGCGTCAACCtaccctcttcttcttcttccgatcATGGAGAGAGGAGGAAGCTAAGCATCGATCCCATCTGCGATGGGAAACCACCAAAGGTCTCGACTTTGGGAAACGGAGGAGGCGATGATGCCGCTGCAGTAGCAGAAGCAGCTCGGCCGTGGAATCTGAGGACGAGGAGAGCTGCTTGTAACGAACCCACGAGGATCACACATGATGATGGAGACtcggagaagaaggagaaagtgAAGTTCTCTGTTTCTTTGTTGAGAGAAGAAATCGAAGAGGACTTCACATCCCTCTTTGGGAAAAAACCTCCTCGAAGGCCAAAGAAGAGACCAAGACTTGTTCAGAATCAAATCATT ACTCTTTTTCCCGGATTGTGGCTAGCAGAACAAGTAACAGAAGGCTCTTACGTCGTCCCTGAGCCTGTGGAAACATGA